In Acetobacteroides hydrogenigenes, a genomic segment contains:
- a CDS encoding sugar MFS transporter gives MNTPTTNAPKSSLVRLNGTSYLVPFILVTSLFFLWGFAHSLLDVLNKHFQEILGISRAESGLVQAALYGGYLIMAIPAGLIMNRFGYKKGIILGLLVFAIGAFLFYPAATYVQTFPSFLICLFIIACGLTCLETAANPYTTVLGPSKSAAQRINLSQSFNGLGWIVGPLIGGLVIFGNTDGGDQFSSLAIPYVGVGFLVLLVAIFFIRTPLPEISEHAHAHGSEEAAAATVPEKKSLFQYRHFKLAILTQFLYVAAQTGVNSFFINYVTEEIPSISNQDAALILSFGGMGLFMIGRLSGSFIMRYVKPNVLLAAYAIANTVLMLTVLLALGWVSIVALFVTYFFMSVMFPTIFALGIRDLGRHTKKASSYIVMGVAGGAICPMLMGYIADITGSMAIGFSIPLVCFAAIAAYGLWGYKLK, from the coding sequence ATGAATACACCAACTACGAATGCTCCGAAGAGCTCGTTGGTAAGATTAAACGGAACCAGCTATCTGGTTCCGTTCATTCTCGTTACCTCGCTCTTCTTCCTGTGGGGCTTTGCCCACAGCTTGCTTGATGTGCTTAACAAGCACTTTCAGGAAATCTTAGGAATCTCACGTGCCGAGTCCGGTCTGGTTCAGGCTGCCCTTTACGGAGGTTACCTTATCATGGCAATTCCTGCCGGGTTAATAATGAACCGTTTTGGGTATAAGAAGGGGATAATTCTTGGACTGCTGGTTTTTGCAATTGGCGCGTTCCTATTCTATCCTGCAGCAACCTACGTGCAGACTTTCCCTTCGTTCCTAATCTGCCTGTTTATTATTGCCTGCGGATTAACCTGCCTTGAGACAGCCGCAAACCCCTACACAACTGTTCTTGGCCCTTCAAAGTCGGCAGCGCAGCGTATCAACCTGTCGCAGTCGTTTAATGGGCTAGGTTGGATTGTTGGTCCGCTTATTGGGGGCTTGGTGATCTTTGGTAACACCGACGGCGGCGATCAGTTCTCATCGCTTGCCATCCCTTACGTGGGCGTTGGCTTTTTGGTGCTGCTTGTTGCCATCTTCTTTATAAGAACTCCGCTTCCTGAGATCAGCGAGCATGCTCATGCTCATGGGTCAGAAGAGGCTGCTGCAGCTACAGTTCCCGAGAAGAAGAGCCTCTTCCAGTACCGTCACTTTAAGCTGGCAATCCTAACCCAGTTTCTTTACGTTGCCGCACAAACCGGCGTAAACAGCTTCTTCATCAACTACGTAACAGAAGAGATTCCTTCAATATCAAATCAGGATGCAGCGCTTATCCTTTCGTTTGGTGGAATGGGATTGTTTATGATTGGTCGTCTGTCGGGCAGCTTCATTATGAGGTACGTTAAACCTAATGTTCTTTTAGCTGCCTACGCCATTGCCAATACCGTTTTGATGCTTACCGTGCTGCTAGCACTAGGATGGGTGTCGATTGTTGCCCTATTCGTAACCTACTTCTTTATGTCGGTGATGTTTCCAACCATTTTTGCGCTGGGAATTAGAGATCTTGGCCGCCACACCAAGAAGGCATCCTCGTACATCGTTATGGGAGTTGCTGGTGGAGCCATCTGCCCAATGCTGATGGGCTACATTGCCGATATTACCGGATCGATGGCTATTGGTTTTTCAATCCCACTGGTATGCTTTGCAGCAATTGCAGCATATGGTTTATGGGGATATAAGCTAAAATAA
- a CDS encoding L-fucose isomerase, giving the protein MTALSTRLKGSLPKIGIRPCIDGRRKGVRESLEEQTMRMAQMAADFLTANLRHGDGTPVECVIADTCIGGVAEAAMAAEKFERMGVGVSITVTPCWCYGSETIDMDPHRPKAIWGFNGTERPGAVYLAAALAGHSQKGLPAFGIYGKDVQDADSNEIPEDVKAKLLQFAKAGIAVATMRGKSYLSMGSVSMGIAGSIVDADFFQTYLGMRNEYIDMCEFTRRIEEEIYDKVEFEKALAWTKKNCKEGRDINKDKNKKSREELDKDWETVVKMTLIARDLMVGNPRLAELGFVEESLGHNAILSGFQGQRQWTDHFPNGDFMEAIMNSSFDWNGIRQAFLVATENDSLNGVAMMFGHLLTNTAQVFSDVRTYWSPDAIKRVTGYSVEGLASNGLIHLINSGSSALDGSGEQSIEGKPAMKPHWEISEEEAQKCLDATSWPVADLEYFRGGGYSSCFLSKGGMPITLSRVNIIKGLGPVLQIAEGYTVELPKEVNEALDERTNPTWPTTWFAPRLTGEGAFKDVYSVMANWGANHGAFSYGHIGADLITLASMLRIPVCMHNVAEDKIFRPSTWAAFGMDIEGADFRACSTFGPIYK; this is encoded by the coding sequence ATGACCGCATTATCAACAAGACTAAAGGGCTCTCTTCCTAAAATAGGAATCAGACCATGCATCGACGGCCGCCGCAAAGGTGTTCGCGAATCGCTCGAAGAGCAAACTATGAGAATGGCACAAATGGCTGCCGATTTTCTTACCGCTAACCTTCGTCATGGCGATGGTACTCCTGTGGAGTGCGTGATTGCCGATACCTGCATCGGAGGCGTTGCTGAAGCTGCTATGGCTGCCGAAAAGTTCGAGCGCATGGGCGTTGGCGTTAGCATTACCGTTACCCCTTGCTGGTGCTACGGTAGCGAGACTATCGACATGGACCCACATCGTCCAAAGGCTATTTGGGGATTCAACGGAACCGAGCGTCCTGGTGCAGTTTACCTAGCTGCTGCTTTGGCAGGTCATAGCCAAAAGGGGCTTCCTGCATTCGGTATCTATGGAAAGGATGTTCAGGATGCCGATAGCAACGAAATTCCAGAAGATGTAAAGGCAAAGTTGCTTCAGTTTGCAAAGGCGGGTATTGCCGTTGCAACCATGAGGGGCAAGTCGTACCTATCGATGGGATCGGTATCTATGGGTATCGCCGGATCGATTGTTGATGCAGACTTCTTCCAAACCTACCTTGGTATGCGCAACGAGTACATCGACATGTGCGAGTTTACCCGTCGTATTGAGGAGGAGATCTACGACAAGGTAGAGTTCGAAAAAGCATTGGCATGGACAAAGAAGAACTGCAAAGAAGGCAGAGATATCAATAAGGATAAGAACAAGAAGAGCCGCGAGGAACTCGATAAGGACTGGGAAACTGTTGTTAAGATGACTCTCATTGCCCGCGATCTTATGGTCGGAAATCCTCGCCTTGCTGAGCTAGGCTTCGTTGAGGAGTCGCTTGGCCACAACGCAATCCTTAGCGGATTCCAGGGACAACGTCAGTGGACCGACCACTTCCCTAATGGTGACTTTATGGAGGCTATAATGAACTCATCGTTCGACTGGAACGGTATCCGTCAGGCTTTCCTTGTTGCCACCGAAAACGACTCGCTTAACGGCGTAGCTATGATGTTTGGCCATCTTCTTACCAATACTGCACAAGTATTCTCGGATGTAAGAACCTACTGGAGCCCCGATGCTATCAAGCGTGTAACCGGATATAGCGTTGAAGGCTTAGCATCTAACGGACTTATTCACCTTATTAACTCAGGTTCATCGGCACTCGATGGCAGCGGCGAGCAATCAATCGAGGGCAAGCCAGCAATGAAGCCTCATTGGGAAATCAGCGAAGAAGAAGCACAAAAGTGCCTAGATGCTACATCTTGGCCAGTTGCCGATCTCGAATACTTTAGAGGTGGCGGATACTCATCCTGCTTTCTATCGAAGGGTGGCATGCCTATCACCCTTTCGCGTGTAAATATCATTAAGGGCTTAGGGCCAGTACTTCAGATTGCAGAAGGTTATACCGTTGAACTTCCTAAAGAGGTTAACGAGGCACTAGATGAAAGAACTAATCCAACCTGGCCAACTACCTGGTTTGCTCCACGTCTTACCGGTGAAGGTGCGTTTAAGGATGTGTACAGCGTAATGGCTAACTGGGGTGCTAATCATGGTGCTTTCTCGTATGGTCATATTGGCGCAGATTTGATTACCTTAGCGTCGATGCTTCGCATACCTGTTTGCATGCACAATGTTGCCGAGGATAAGATCTTCCGTCCTAGCACTTGGGCTGCGTTTGGAATGGATATCGAAGGTGCAGACTTCAGAGCCTGCTCTACCTTTGGCCCTATCTACAAGTAG